The genomic stretch TTTGAACGCCCCCATGTTTTTGCCCGAGGAGAAAACATAGGCCCCGGAGACATCACGGTTGATCTGCATGACTACCGAGACCATGTAATCATCTTCGGCCTGAGTGCCCTCACATAGGTCCCGGAGCTCCCCTTCATAGCGAGGTTTGACAAAATAGCGGCGAAGGATAGGGGGCTTTTCAATCCTCCTTACCGGGCGGGTGGGAATTTTTTCTTCATGAACCATATAGGTATGCTCTTTGAGGACGGCCTCGGCCTCTTTTAGATCGGCCTTACTTTCGGCCATGATGTGGATGGCATAATAGTCTTTGAAGTCAGGGTAGATGCCATAGGCGGCATAGCCGGCCCCCAGTCCGTTGCCCCGTTCCTTCTGACAGGAAATGGAGCAAACAATGGTCTCTCCCTTTACCCGGTGGCCCTTACGGTGAATAAGGCCGGCGAGACCACAGCCTGAGATGCTTTTCTCAAAGTGGAAACTCTGCATTTTTTCTCCCCTATTCACCAGCATGCTTTACTCCCAGAAGGCGGAGTTCGGTCTCCGTAAGCCCTACAGCCCGGAGTTTTTCCCGATTGCCTCGAAGGCTTTCAATGGCGTTAATGCCCATGGCTCCCAGCATTTCCTGGATTTCGTGCCCCCAACCTTTAACCAGATTGGAGAGCTTCTCAAAAGCAGTGTCAGGATCGAGACGTTTGATAAGCTCGGGTTGGTTAGTAGCGATCCCCCAGGGGCACTTGCCGGTAAAACAGCGCTGACACATGGTGCAACCGACAGCGATAAGGGCCGCTGTGCCGATATAGACGGCGTCAGCCCCCAGAGCGATGGCCTTAACCACGTCGGCGCTACAGCGGATCCCTCCAGAAATAACGATGGAAGCCTGGTTACGAATACCTTCCTGACGCAGACGCTCATCAACCTGGGCCAGGGCTAGCTCGATGGGGATTCCCACATAGTCGCGAAACATGGTCGGAGCGGCTCCGGTGCCCCCTTTAAAGCCATCAAGGACGATAACATCCGCCCCGGCCCGAACCATACCGCTGGCAATGGCCGGAGCATTGTGCACGGCGGCAATCTTAACAAAGACCAACTTTTTGTAATCAGTAGCCTCCTTGAGGGCATAGATGAGCTGTCTGAGATCCTCAATAGAGTAAATGTCATGATGAGGGGCTGGAGAGAGGGCATCTGAGCCTACGGGGATCATCCGTGTTTTAGAGATCTCTTCAGTGACCTTCTCGCCTGGAAGATGGCCACCGATACCGGGTTTAGCCCCTTGGCCAATCTTGATCTCTATAGCCACTCCGGCGTTGAGGTAATCCACATGGAGACCAAAACGCCCTGAGGCACACTGAACAATAGTCCAAGGGCCATATTCG from Thermosulfuriphilus ammonigenes encodes the following:
- a CDS encoding glutamate synthase-related protein, giving the protein MATKKKKKIVSFAKFYPDFYVERLEDRCIKCKRCIRECSYEVHAYDKKKEILTADHTKCVGCHRCEVMCPTEALFIRRYPSDFREHAHWSPWFIKNIYKQADTGGVLLAATGNAMPFKIYWDHLVLDASQVTNPSIDPLREPMELRTYLGSKPDSLDITYEEGRYRLKTKLAPQIRIDYPILFAAMSYGAISLHVHQGLARAAKELNILYNTGEGGLHASLYEYGPWTIVQCASGRFGLHVDYLNAGVAIEIKIGQGAKPGIGGHLPGEKVTEEISKTRMIPVGSDALSPAPHHDIYSIEDLRQLIYALKEATDYKKLVFVKIAAVHNAPAIASGMVRAGADVIVLDGFKGGTGAAPTMFRDYVGIPIELALAQVDERLRQEGIRNQASIVISGGIRCSADVVKAIALGADAVYIGTAALIAVGCTMCQRCFTGKCPWGIATNQPELIKRLDPDTAFEKLSNLVKGWGHEIQEMLGAMGINAIESLRGNREKLRAVGLTETELRLLGVKHAGE